Part of the Suncus etruscus isolate mSunEtr1 chromosome 20, mSunEtr1.pri.cur, whole genome shotgun sequence genome, GATCTACAGGTCTCAGGAGTCCCAGAAATCAGTCACAGCCAGACTTGACGCTCTCAGAGAGAAGCACCTGGGGGACCTGGCTACTTGGGGCATGAGGATGGCAgcagggtgagagcagggccaaGAATAGGGCTGGACGTCAGGCTGTGGTGAAGGATGGCTCAGTGCAGGTGCATGGAGCTTTGAGTCCAGGGACTACACTTCAGGGGGCAGGGGGACTAGAAGGGGAGGTCCCAGGAACACTGTGGAGAGAAGGCTCCCGGTACATGGCCACtgtgaaagggaaagaaaggaataaggaaGGAGAGTTAGTCAGAGAATCCTGGTAGAACCAGAGCTCTCAGAGCTCTAAAAGTATAtttgtgggtagggcatttgccttgcatgggaccagagttccatctctggcataccatattgTCCATATTGTCCACTGAGTctaaaggagtgattcctgagtacagaaccaggaataatgtcTGAGGACCACCGAGTGTGAttccataaacaaaataaatcagaaaaaataacaaaggagccagaggaatagcactgcagtagggcatttgccttgcatgcagctgacttgggacagacccaggttcaattctcagcatcctatatggtcccccaagcctgccaggagcaatttctgagcgaagagccagaagtaacccctgagcacctccaaaaaaaattaataataataaaagggtgCCCTTCCCTTTGATTTCACACAGGAGGATTTCCACCCAAGAGTCTGATGGTCAAAGTCTTCCTGGTGTGACCTGACATTGCAGCATGACCTGTCCACTAACACTTGTAGCCCCTGAGCTGTGTGTCTGTACACAGCTATACATTTTAACAGCTCTATTCCCCTTTAGGCACTCCACCCTTTCTTGAATCCACACTCACCCTCAAGGAGCTTGGGCACAAAGTGGGCAGCTGCCTTGGTCTTCTTGACTCGGTTTCCCTTCATGACTCTGCCTTCCTTGTCCAGGCCCAGGTACCAGGCCCGGCCGGATCGGCGCTGACGGTAGAGAGCAGAAGCGTACAGGACATAGTAATTCTCAAAGACGCACTCCTTAAAACGACACTCAGCTGTGAAATGCGGCTGAGGAGACAAAGaccagaaagacacacacacagagacaaaaagagacatCACTGGGCAGAAGTGAGCCCTGGGAGAACAAAATGGGCTACAAGCCAGATATCGTCAggcttggaaggcaaacgtctAAGTCCATGCGGGaacaaggagaaagagaagatgagGATGTCTGGCAGACACTCGAGGGCAAGGAACTCGATTTTGAGGGGTCCTGGAAGAAGATACATTCTCTTTACTCTATCCCCCATCTCTCACCATCCCCTATCCTTAATGACTGTGGAAGTCCAGAGAAGGTAGGATAAGAAACGGGCACTAAAAAGCAGGAAAAATTGGACATTCACGGAGGGTATAGGTTAGGTCATGCAACTCATATACGAATTCTGGGTTGGATCCtcctttcagaaagaaaaaaaggcaaacaaataaaccaacaaaaaaaactggGGGGCATTTGTGGGTGGGGTTGAGGGAAAGGGATCGGAGAGAACCGTAAAGGAGGTATTGTGGGATGGACAGTACAAGATACTAGCACTGGTTGGGGAGAAGGAAGTCCTGAGCAGTGGTACCCTGCATCTATGGCGGAATGCTGTAACTGGGGGGTCCCCTTTACCCCCAGGCCACTCAGCCTCGTCTCACCGAGCTGTAGAGTAGCCCCTCAGCGTTCATGGCCATGTAGTGACCCAGCTTGGCACTCTGGATGGTGACCACGCGGAGCCCCACAGGGATCAAGTTGAAGTGGGCTGGAGGTGGAGAGAGGGGGGCATGAGTACCCCAGGCCCCCGACCCCCATCGGAGTCTCCCCCCAACCAGGCATAGACCCTGAAGAGGGAGTCAAGTTCAGTTCTGCTCTGTCCCCACTGTCCCCCTTCCGCCCGAGAACCGGTCTCCCCTCTCACTGTAAGAGCTGTTGTCCTCTGGGGTGCCCTGAATGCTCCCGTCGGGATTCGCCTGGAGGTAGAAGCCCTGGCGGCAGAATAGTTTCGTGACGATGCCTTTGAGCTGAGGCTCTGGAGGGAGAGACATTCATCTTCGGAAATGACATCTCTGTTGTTCCCAGACACATCCCCACACTTGCATCtcggggagggagaagggaggaagccGGAGGGGCCCGAGGCTTCGGTTCTCCAGCCCTTCGGAAGGGCCAgctctctccctgtctccctgAAACTCCTGCAAGAGCTGGGCTAGGGGTTCCTCCCGTTAGCTTTACTCCGTCAATCCGATTGATGGAAAGGGGTTAATTCCTTCCTACAGCTTAATCAgaagagggggaaggaggaggaagaagaaagagcgAGAGCTGCACTCAGAGGCGAGGCTGGGGGACACAAGGAGGGATGCCAAGGTGCCTGCTAATATGGGGGGGGGCAGCAAGGTGACCACGGGGCAGAGACACCCGCCAAGGAGGGGCGGCTGGCCTAACGCTGACTCAgcacctgctgctgctgctgcggcttTGGTGGTGGCAGCGGCTGCCGCTTGCTTGCTTGGCATCGCCCGGCCTTGGCCCGGTGCCCGCCTGTCTGACACTGACCcatctgtcagtctgtctgtcagTCTGCTGGCTTGCGGGGGTCCAGCCCCGGCTGGGTGGCATCGTCTCCCTCCCCTTCAGCCAGGTAATCTAGCCACCTGGGCACGGGAGGGGGGATTGGATCGGGTCCCCCACTTTGGAAATGGAAACGGGAGGAGGGGGGCCTAGGAGATGGAGAGACAGGACGAGTTGTCACGTGCTGGTCGCTGGTCGGGTCCCTCTCCTAGGGTGGGCTGCAGTGGACCGTACCACTGCAGactgggtggggaaggagggcacGAGGGAACTCCCACCCTGGACCCGGTGGTGGGCAGAGCAGGGCCAGAGGGAGTGACTCTGCCTGTCCCACCTGGACCCAGACACACAGGAGCGCTTCCAGTTCTCCTTCCCGGTGGTTCGAGCTTGCCTTAAGTCCCTGCACCCCCTTGGAGATGGTACGACCCCCCTGTCCACCCCCAGCCTCAGAGCCTACAGCTGGCCAGGAACTGTGTTGGAGTTTCTCCTCTGGGCAGAGGGTCCCCTGGGTGAACATTCAGGCGCTGATTTTAGAGTCATGGAGGGAATCGAATAGTGAGGACTGCCTGTAGGAGGACACCCAGAGGGGCGTCCTAGCAAGGACACCCGAGGGACAAGCGGGGTGGGAAGACTGGAGCCAAGCCAGGCAGGCAGGCTCAGCTGGGATGAAGCTGGGTCCAGGCAAGGAGGAGCTAGAGGACTGAGGCGGGGGTGGGGATGCTAGAGCCCCAGAAATCCTCGGGGGTGACCCAAGCGACTGGTCCAGTCCAGAACCCTGGGCCCCTCGGAGAGAGCCTGCTTGGAGGATGGGGACTCCAGACAACGGGGTGGGAGCTTGCAGCCCTGGCCCGGCCACTTGGCCGCCCCAGCCCCAGCTGTCC contains:
- the FGF11 gene encoding fibroblast growth factor 11, with translation MAALASSLIRQKREVREPGGSRPVSAQRRVCPRGTKSLCQKQLLVLLSKVRLCGGRPARPDRGPEPQLKGIVTKLFCRQGFYLQANPDGSIQGTPEDNSSYTHFNLIPVGLRVVTIQSAKLGHYMAMNAEGLLYSSPHFTAECRFKECVFENYYVLYASALYRQRRSGRAWYLGLDKEGRVMKGNRVKKTKAAAHFVPKLLEVAMYREPSLHSVPGTSPSSPPAP